The Platichthys flesus chromosome 10, fPlaFle2.1, whole genome shotgun sequence genome includes a window with the following:
- the LOC133961422 gene encoding E3 ubiquitin-protein ligase TRIM35-like, with the protein MASRSEEDLSCAICQDVFRDPVLLSCSHSFCKDCLKSWWKKKQVKECPLCKRRSSKREPPRNLALKNLCETFLQESDQSSSPALCSLHSEKLTLFCLDHQQPVCLICRDSEKHSDHRFRPIDEAAQQHKKQLQGTLEPLKNKLQSFERVKVEFEQTAEHIKVQARLTETQIKEQFKKLHQFLEEEEEARMAALREEEEQKSRMMKEKIEFLSRDITSLSDTIRTTEDELRAEDISFLLKCKAAGERVHQHFLLDDPQLASGALINEVKHLGNLSFNIWNKMKDMVSYSPVVLDPNSANPWLALSEDLTSLRRGEKRKLPDNPERFDRYFSVLGSEGFNSGTHSWDVLVGDSTRWALGVSAEPVQKKGSKLFGTWRIVFYEGKYTTDSPSGVSDLSVQKIQRIRVKLDWNRGELSFSDPDTNKHIHTFIHTFTQKMFPFFSVGDHMKLLPVNVSVTLDQSR; encoded by the coding sequence aTGGCTTCCAGATCAGAAGAGGATCTCTCCTGTGCCATCTGCCAAGATGTCTTCAGAGATCCTGTTCTTCTGTCATGtagccacagcttctgtaaagactgtttgaagagctggtggaaaaaaaaacaagtaaaagagTGTCCACTTTGTAAGAGAAGATCTTCAAAGCGTGAACCACCTCGTAACCTGGCGTTAAAGAACCTGTGTGAGACCTTCTTACAGGAGAGTgatcagagctcttcacctgctctctgcagtctgcactcagagaaactcacactcttctgtctggaccatcagcagccagtgtgtctcatctgcagagattcagaaaaacacagcgaccacagattcagacccatcgatgaagctgcacaacaacacaaaaagcagCTTCAGGGAACTCTGGAGCCCTTGAAGAATAAGTTACAGAGTTTTGAACGTGTTAAAGTCgagtttgaacaaacagcagaacacattaaGGTCCAGGCCAGACTCACAGAGACGCAGATCaaggagcagtttaaaaagcttcatcagtttctggaggaggaagaggaggccaggatggctgcactgagggaggaagaggagcagaagagtcggatgatgaaggagaagattgagtttctgagcagagacataacgtctctttcagacacaatcagaaccacagaggacgagctgagagctgaagacatcTCGTTCCTGCTCAAATGCAAGGCTGCAGGGGAACGAGTCCATCAGCACTTCCTGCTGGATGATCCACAGCTGGCCTCAGGAGCTCTGATAAATGAAGTCAAACATCTGGGCAACCTGAGcttcaacatctggaacaagatgaaggacATGGTCTCCTACAGTCCTGTGGTTCTGGACCCAAACTCTGCTAATCCATGGCTCGCCCTGTCTGAAGATCTGACCAGTTTGAGACGAGGAGAGAAACGGAAGCTTCCTGACAATCCAGAGAGGTTTGATCGATACTTCTCAGTCCTGGGATCTGAGGGTTTTAACTCAGGgactcacagctgggacgtCCTGGTTGGAGACAGTACACGCTGGGCACTGGGTGTGTCAGCAGAGCCTGTCCAGAAGAAGGGAAGCAAACTGTTTGGAACATGGAGGATAGTGTTCTATGAAGGTAAATACACAACAGATTCACCATCAGGAGTATCTGAtctctctgtgcagaagatccagaggatcagagtgaaactggactggaacagaggagaactgtCGTTCTCTGATCCTgatactaacaaacacattcacaccttcatacacactttcactcagaagaTGTTTCCGTTCTTTAGCGTTGGAGATCACATGAAGCTGTTACCTGTGAatgtctctgtgactctggatcagagccgttag